The genomic interval GTGATCCCTTCGGGAGTGATGCGGAAATTCTCCGTCGGGGCAATGTACTCCGGGAAGAATCCCGCCCGAGTGAGTTCTTCATCGGTCGAAGCGCCGTATTGTTCGGCAATGTGCTTGCGGATCAGCCCGTCGAGGCGTTGGAGCTCCTCCGCGGTGAAGAGGTCGGCCAGCGAAAGTTCGAATCCGTCGGTGAGTGAATAGGTGTGGCATTGGGTTCCGTACATGCCGTGCGCACCGCCGGTGTAGCCGGCCCGGGTGATGATGTAGCAGAGCAGTGAATCCTGCACCGAGGCTTCCGATTCTACCGAGATCTCGTATTGGCCGCCCTTCGGGGCGTTCCCCTCCGGGAGATAATTGTTGAGAATATCGTTCAGGAAGGCTGCGGCGCCCTCTCCGGCTGTTCCGGAGAACTCCTCCAGTTGGAAAAAGTAGCCGATGTTGGCCTGTTCGATCAGCTCCAGGGCCGGGGATTTCGCGGTGTTCTCGATCGAGAGGAACCGATAGTCGACTTGACAGCTGTTGCCGTTCCGGCATAGAAGGGTGTCGAGCGTCATCGTTGTGAACCGGGGCGGCACGGGGTGTTTGGAACAGGCACAGGTGCAGAATGCGGCTGCGAGGATCAGGACGGGTCGGATTTTCATGGCGGAATGCGGTTTTGTCCGAGGGTAAAGATAGGAAAAAAGCGGGACCCGGCAAGAAAACCGAAAAAAAATCGCAGATTTAGGGGGAAAATTTTGGAGATTCAAAAGAAGGCGCTATCTTTGCACCACAAAACGAAACGAGGTGGATTCATCTAAGGGTTAGGATACATGCCTCTCACGCATGACATAGGGGTTCGAATCCCCTATCCACTACGAAACCTGCTGTAAATCAGCAGGTTTTTTGTTTTGCCCCCATTTTTGCCCCCATTTTTACGCATTTCCATGAAAGTATAGAGATTATATCTATGACTACTCTATGTTTTTGTAATTTGTTTATTATTAGATAATTGCATTAACTCTCTTGCCTTGGGGATATTTACGGCAATCTTCCTTCCGTCCCGCTGGATAGCTGCAGCATACTTCGGATTCTTCAGAAAGTTATGGGTTTTGTTCCGCCCCCAATGAAAAGTCTCTGAAATCTCCTTATAGCCAAATGCCCATTCTGAATCTTGTTTGCTCTCTTCTTCTTGAATCAGGGGTATGGGAGGGGTTTCCACTTCATCTGTGCTGTTTGGGCTCTTATCCGATGGGATGAAGTGTTTGAGGAATCTGTTCGTGTAGTCTTTCTGAAGGGATACACAACCACGAACTAACAGGATGAAGTCCCGTTCTTGGCGTAGTTCTGCATTCCTGTTGGCTTGCAGTTCAGCATTGATGGCTGCAAGGGTTTCCTTGGATGGCACATCAAATAGCTCTTGTTCTTGTTTGATTTCCTGCAGACGCTGGCGGCAGGTTGTCTTCTGACTATCACTTAACAGGCTCAGTGCGTCTTCTGCATGGTCAAATAATGTTGAAAGGTACTTTGAATATCCTTCCAGACCTTGAGTCTCTGAAAAGCCGTTATAGGTGGATGGGGCTTCATCTAACAGATGAGCATACTCACATCGTTTTAACTCTCTGAGTAAATTATTAATTCTTTCCATATTCTTCATTTGTATTATAGTATTCAACATTCAATGTGGGAACAAGCCCATGTTTGGCATATTCCTGCATCATAATCGCCTGTACTTGCTCGACTGGCATTTGGCCGTTCATTACGACCACGGCATCATGAATGCCTAAAGCTGCCATGCCTCGTTTTCTGAAAAGTACATTGAGAGCAGGTGTAAAGATGCTGCTTTCGAGCTGCATCATTTTGTGGGGAATCTGAATCTTATCTTTCGTACTTCCGTCGGAATAGGTTATATATTCCCCATACGCGTCACATTCCATGTGAAATTTCCGTTTGTAATATCGGATGATCTTCATGACAGTTGGATACTTGCCTTGAAATGATTTTGCCCACACATTGCCTTCTTGCACATTCTTGGAGTAGGAATAAAACACTTTGGCAAACATCAGCTGTTTGACTTGGCTTCGGTCATAATCGGGGAATGCCATCATTATATCATCCCACAGCAAACCATGGGAGGTCCGATACATATACTCCCAAACATCCTTCTTGATTCCTCTGACCTTTGCAACTGTATCTGTTTCTATATTACTGTTAATCAGTAAATTGCAAAGAATATTCATAAAATAATGGAAATTATTATAAGGAATATTATTAAATAAAAAAGAAGAAATTAAATAATATATTTTAATAAAACTATTAGAAGAATTAAAAGAAGAATATATACTTAACTTATTGATTGATAAATAATAATCTAATATAAAATAGTTAAACAACAAAGGATGTGAGTTCCTGCAATCTATGGAGTATCTGATGTTGGTAAACCTCTTCAGTAACTTTGGTAACTGTGTGCCTATGTGATAATACCTTCCATTGGAATCGCTACTCTCAATCTCCTTGTATGTCTTACTTGTTATTTTATCTATTATATATTGATAATGCAACTTGCTGTACGTTGACGGGAAAGGAAATGTTGACATAAACATCTCTAATCCTTGTTTATCCTCAATCTTCAGCTTGCGGACATTCGCATTGTAGCGTTCGATGAATTTCGTACCATCCTCGCACAAGTATGTTTGTGCAACACTTTTGGCAGTCTCTATATTTTCTTGATGACGTTCTGCAAGGAGGTGTTGCAATCTGTCTAAATCTTCTTCAACTTTCTTGTTGATGAATTTCTGGGGATGGAATGTTTCTGGAGAAATGAGCCTGTACAAAGACCCACTTCTTTCCAAAATCATTTTGAACTGCAACGTGTTGAGCATATAGTTATAGTAGCGATATTGCTTTTGCAATATCACTGTGGATAGAGCAAACCATCCCTGTTCATTACTCAAACCGCGTATGTACAATTGGTGGAGAAGAGTCATGAAGTGGATTTTCGTAATCTCTCTGTTTGGTTTGGGGAGATTATGGACAATTGGTATGAGCTCTCCTATGGGATTGGGTTTGTATGTAAGAGCCATCTCTTGCAGAGGAATGGGTTTGCCTGCAATTTCTGCGTCAAGGTATTCAGAGGGCTGGCGCCATTCATTTAACGGATTACTCACATAGTCTATATAGGCATCCACAAGCTGTGAAATTGTTTTGTAGGGTGGATTATATATTATTAACTCTTTCATAATCTTATAATTTGTAAACAGCATTGCTATAAGCGCCCTTAATACAAAACCCCGTGGGAGGGGTTAGTATAGATACGTCCTGTTGCCTGAATATTTCTCAGCTATATTTTCTTTGATACCGAACTTTTCAACTAACCAAACTATTTATATATAAATAACTAAACAAAGTAGAAAAGTATGAGAACAACACGTAATCAATCCGAGTTCACCAAAAAACGCATCAGTGATGCAATGAAGCTCAAACATCAACAACGTACAGAAGCAGAGAAAAAACAAACCGCTGAGAAACAGTCGCAGTCTATGAAAAACTATTGGAAAACGATTCCAACTGTATCTGAAACTGAGAAATAAGCTTGGGAGTAAAAACCTCTACCATCAGAAGATGATAGAGGTTTTCGCTTCATAGACACGTATCCAGTGGGATATCAATGTATAAACTCCTTTTCAAATATTGAATTAATACACTGTTAATCAATATATTAAAATGTATCTATTCAGAAATAGACCACTGGTAACAATAGGCATCAGAACTGTTTGGCGAATATAGAGATGCGTATTTTTATACAGTCTCCAAAATCGCCAGTGCTTTACTGAGCGCAGATATAGAAGTGTTCATTATCCCATCCTGCATTAATGCTGCTATAGCCTCTGTATCCGAGTAATGCTGCAATCATTTCAATTTCTGCCTTGTTAGGCATGAAGCTGAAAGACGTTGAAAATACTCCGTATGCGGACTCATACACTTCGTTATTATTTAAAAATTCTGAAAATTCTTGAATGTTGTCAAACATAATTTAAAAAAACGCACTCCTGTTGTTAACCTAGCGACGACGGAGTACCTTAATCGTCGGTCGGTGAAGTTATGGCCTGATATCCATAGATATAGGCATAGTAATCCCCTGTAGGAATGTAATGTGCCATTCCTAATAGCTTCATCAGAAGCCTTCGCATATCTGTAAAGGGTTGCTCTCTTTAGAGAGTGTAATGGATTTGAGTAGCTATCTCAAATCCCAGTGAAAACAAGTTAGCAACTCTTGTTTTCTGAAAAAAGACTTGTACTTTGTCTTTTTCGTTGCCTTGGCTTTTGTCAAGTCAGCGCTTTATTAACTTGACAATGCAAAGATATGTTTTAGAAAGGTTTTTTCCAAATAAAATTAGGAAAAAGCGTGCTTTTTTTGAAAAAAAATAAAAATACAATTAATGTTGGTCTATTTGTTTGCATTTGTGGTCAATAAGTTGGTTTTGAAAGGCTATTATAAATATTTGTAAAGCTTCCGGATGGTCATAATTGAAGTTCCAGTAATGGCGCTAATCTGTCTCAACGAAAGCCCCTTTCTTAATAAGGAAATTTCTTTTGAATACTGTGCCTTCATCTGCTCATCTGTTTTCTTATAGGTTGATGGGCGACCCATCTTAATGCCCTCTTTACG from uncultured Alistipes sp. carries:
- a CDS encoding RsiV family protein, which translates into the protein MKIRPVLILAAAFCTCACSKHPVPPRFTTMTLDTLLCRNGNSCQVDYRFLSIENTAKSPALELIEQANIGYFFQLEEFSGTAGEGAAAFLNDILNNYLPEGNAPKGGQYEISVESEASVQDSLLCYIITRAGYTGGAHGMYGTQCHTYSLTDGFELSLADLFTAEELQRLDGLIRKHIAEQYGASTDEELTRAGFFPEYIAPTENFRITPEGITFYYNPYDIGCYALGAVEVPIPKSELGIR